The DNA window ACGATCTCCCAGACCTGCTTGATCCCGGTCGCGCCGACCGGGTGGCCACAGGCCTTCAGCCCGCCGCTGGTATTGACCGGAAGCTTGCCGTTCAGTGCGGTCACGCCCTCCTCGGTCAGTTTGCCGGCCTCGCCCTTCTTACAGAACCCGAGATCCTCGATCGCACAGATCTCTGCGATCGTGAAGCAATCGTGCACCTCGACCAGATCGATATCCTTCCGTTCGAGCTTCGCCATCTTGAAGGCCCGGTCTCCTGCAGCAACCGTCGCGTCCATCGTACTGATGTCCCGTCGATCATGAAGAGCGATCGTGTCCGATGCCTGTGCGGTAGCAAGCACCTTGATAGGGGTATCGGTGAACTCGTGCGCCCGCTCCAGTGGAGCCAGGATCACCGCGGCCGCCCCATCGGTGATCGGAGAACAGTCAAAGAGTCGCAACGGGTCAGCGACCAGCGAGGAGTTGATGACGGTGTCGATCGAGATCTCATGCTGAAACTGTGCGATCGGATTCCTGGCCCCATTATAGTGGTTCTTGACGGCGACCTGTGCCAGCTGCTCTCTGGTCAGCGGGTACCGGTTCATATAATCAGTGGCGATCATCGCGTACAGCCCAGGGAAGGTGGCTCCGACGAACCCTTCCCATTCCCGGTCTGCTGCCGCTGCCAGGGCGTCCACGCTGGTTGGGGTGTCGACATCGGTCATCTTCTCGACCCCGCCGGCGACCACGATATCCTCCATGCCGCTAGCCACCGCGATGACAGCCTGACGGAACGCAAGCCCGCCTGAACAGCAGGCCGACTCAACCCTCGTCGAGGGGGTGTGCTCTGAGGCGAGACCGGAATAGTCCGCGATCAGGGCGCCGATATGCTCCTGATCGATGAACCGGCCGGCACTCATGTTTCCGACATAGAGGGCATCGATCGTTTCGCCTGATATATTGGCGTCCTCGATGGCCATTCCCCCCGCCTCGACAAAGAGGTTCCTAAACGATGTCCCCCACTTCTCTCCAAAGGTGGTACATCCCACTCCAATCACTGCGACATCTCTCATTCTTGCATCACGATCTTTCCTTTGTGTCTTGCATACAGTGCATAGTCCAGGTAGATAGGGTTCTTCAGCAGGTCCTCCACTGAAGGGGCCGCCTTCCTGTTGATCAGGTCGGATTCGATATGATCAGTTACTTCGATGTCGAACGCATCGCTGCCGGCGCCTGACCCAAACGAGGCGACGAAGATCCGGTCACCTGCCTTCGCGATATCGAGCGTGGCTGCGAGGCCAATCATCGAGGCCCCGGAATAGGTGTTTCCAAGCCGTGGAACCACGAGCCCAGGTCTGATCTGTTCGGGAGTGAACCCGAGCATCTTGGCGACCTTCTGTGGGAACTTCGCGTTGGGCTGGTGGAAGACGGCGTAGTCGTAGTCCTTCGGTGACTTGTCGATCTGATCGAAGAGGAGGTTGACCGCTCCCATCGTGTGCTTGAAATAACCGGGTTCACCGGTGAACCTGCCGCCATGCCGTGGATAACTCTGCCCTTCGCGCCTCCAGAAGTCAGGGGTGTCGGTGGTGAACGAGACGGTGTGGTGGAGTTCTGCAATCGGATCGTCCTTACCAATGATGAACGCCGCTCCGCCTGCCGCTGCCGTGTATTCGAGGGCATCGCTCGGTGCACCCTGCGCAACATCCGAGCCGATCGCCACGCCGTACTTGATCATGCCGCTTCCGACTAGACCCATGCAGGCCTGGATGCCAGCGGTTCCCGCTTTGCAGGCAAACTCATAGTCGGCCGCGGTCATGTTCGGAGTCGCGGCGATTGCCTCACCAACGGTACACGCGGTCGGCTTGACGGCGTACGGGTGCGACTCGCTCCCGACATAGATGGCCCCAATCGCCTCGCGATCCACATCCCGTCGCTTCAGCGCGTTCCTGGCCGCTTCGACCGCCATCGTGGCGGTGTCCTCATCCAGGTCAGGGACCGACTTCTCCTTCACCCCGAGCCCTGATGTGATGTCATGTGCGTTGTCCCCCCAGACCCGGGCGATCTCTTCGAGTTTGATCCTGTACCGGGGGATATACGCCCCGTATGTGATGATGCCTACCATTCCTGACCTCTCAGTACTGCAATAATCTTCTCTATCTCCATACTCGTGCAGAGGACCGTGATCCGGTCTTTGTCTGCAAGCAGTGGTACAATTGGATGCACCTCCTCGGGCGTGATCCCCTGTAGCACCACACATCGTGGTTTAAACGAGGTGACTCTGATCGCAACCATCGGGGATTTGCCATTTGAAACCCCGTTGAAGATCATTGCACGCTCGGTCGACCAACCGTAGAGTCGGTTGAACTCATTTGAGGAGAGCTGCACAATCGCATTCTGGCTGTTGATCACTGTGTATCCGTACAGCGACTGGTCGAGCGAACCGCAGAGGTGGGTCGCATTGATCACCTCTGCAAACTCCCGAAGGGGGACCTGGACTGCGTACTCATGCATATCATAGATCACCTCGTCGTCGAAGTCAGCATAGAGCATCGTGCTGAACTTCTGGATATACCGCCCTCCCTGGGCCTCGTCCATCGAGAGGATCGTGTCGACGATCTTTCCGACGACTGCGGTCCCCGGCGATTTCCTTCGCCCGCTCTCATAGTCGCTGATCACAGATGGGGATACCTCAAGCCGTTCTGCGAGCACACCCTGCGGAATGTCAAAACTCATCCGCCACTTCTTTAGGGCCTTCCCTGGTGAGTCCGAAAGCGTGATCTCACCAGCCATCTTTTCGGCGAGTTGATGACGCAGTCCGGATTTCATAGTATACCATCTGGGCGGGTATATTAAATAATTAACGAATGGTCATTCGACATATCACGTATCTCACCAATATCCCACTCCAAAATCCATAAATAGTAAGCATCTCAATTTTGATATATGCTAGAAGCAGAGGATCTCCAGTGCCTGAAGGCGATTGCACTGATCGGCGGGTGCAATGGCCCGGTCCTGATCTCGTCGCAGACCCTGGCCGGGACACTCGGGATCAGCCCGCAGACCGCCTCCCGCCGGCTCATCGCCCTCGAAGCCGGGCTATTAATCACACGGTCGCTCCATCCTGATGGTCAGTATGTGACGATCACCAGGGATGGCGAGGAGGCCCTGCATCGGGAGTACTCAGATTACTGCAGGGTCTTTGAGCGGAAGGTCGCCCAGTTTCAGCTGAACGGGACGGTGGTCAGTGGCGTCGGGGAGGGGCGGTATTATGTCGGACTGCCCCATTATCGCGAGCAGTTTCATAAGAAACTCGGTTTCTCCCCGTTCCCCGGAACCCTGAACATTCGGCTGAATGGACCGAGCGTTCAGGTCAGAAAGAGACTTGAATCTGTGGACTGGGTGCCAATTGAAGGTTTTACTGCAGATGAACGGACCTTTGGGGGGGCCAGGGCCCTCCCCTGCAGTATACAGGGATATCGGTGTGCGATCGTGGTCCCTGGCAGGACCCATTACCCAGACGATGTGATCGAGGTGATTGCTGCCGAAGGGCTGCGCGAGACCCTGCAATTGAAGGATATGGATACTGTAACCGTGGAGGTACTGGATGATTGATGATGCATTGAACGCACTACGCGAAGGAAAGATGATACTGCTCTATGACTTTGAAACCCGGGAAGGGGAGACTGATTTCGCGATCTGTGCCGACGCGGTCACACCACAGCACATTCTTCAGATGAGGAAGGACGGTGGCGGCCTGATCTGTACCGCAATCGATCCAGTGGCAGCAGAACTGCTTCATCTCCCGTTCGCTACGGACCTGCTGCAGGCTACGGGTGTGGTTGAACAGGACGGGGAGATCCCGTATGATCGGAGCAACCACTCCTCGTTCTCGATCTGGGTGAATCATAAGAAGACCTTCACCGGGATCCCTGACCGCGATCGTGCGCTGACGATCTCGTCGATCGGCGCCCAGGTGAAGAAGGTGCTGGCCGGCGAGCCTGATACCTTTCATGCCGAGTTCCGTACCCCCGGTCATGTGGCGCTGCTGCGGGCCGCAGACGATTTGCTCGCCCAGCGGCGTGGACAGACAGAACTCTCGGTGACTCTGGCCCGGATGGCCGGCGTGACACCGGCTATTGCGATCTGCGAGATGCTCGACGATGAGACCGGCCTGGCCCTGAAGAAGGACGATGCGATCCGATATGCAGAAGAGCATGGACTGATCTTTGTCTCAGGGAAGGAGGTTCTGGACGCCGTCAGGCTCTCCAGCAACAAACAGGGATGCCAGCGTTCGATGGAGGGTCCGGGCAGTTCTCATAACACCAGCGATGTTGTTGCTGCCAGAGGACTGTGTGATACGCTGCATGGAACAGATACCACCGTGACCATGGAGGCTCAGAATGATCGATGATGCCCTGAACGCACTGCGCGATGGAAAGATGATCCTGCTCTACGACTTTGCAGATCGGGAAGGGGAGACCGACTTTGCAATCTGTGCCGATGTGGTCACACCACAGCACATTCTTCAGATGAGGAAGGACGGTGGCGGCCTGATCTGCACTGCGATCGATCCGGTGGCTGCAAAACTGCTTCATCTCCCGTTCGCTACGGACCTGCTGCAGGCTACGGGTGTGGTCGAACAGGACGGGGAGATCCCGTACGATCGGAGCAACCACTCCTCGTTCTCGATCTGGGTGAATCATAAGAAGACCTTCACCGGGATCCCTGACCGCGATCGTGCGCTGACGATCTCGTCGATCGGCGCCCAGGTGAAGAAGGTGCTGGCCGGCGAGCCTGATACCTTCCATGCCGAGTTCCGTACCCCCGGTCATGTGGCGCTGTTGCGGGCCGCAGACGATTTGCTCGCCCAGCGGTGCGGGCAGACCGAACTATCAGTGACTCTGGCCCGGATGGCCGGTGTGACGCCAGCCATTGCGATCTGCGAGATGTTGGACGACGAGACTGGTCTAGCCCTGAAGAAGGACGATGCGATCAGGTATGCACAGGATCACGGGCTGGTCTTTGTCGAGGGGAAGGACGTCTTCGAGGCTACCGGGATCTCTTGCTTACATGAGGGTGTATGCCAGACGAGCGGTACGAACACTACCGTGGACTGCTGATTGATCCCAACCCTACCGCCCGGTGGAAGGGGGCTGAAGCTCTCGGCAGGCTTGGGGACCCCAGGGCGGTCGACGATCTGATCGGGGCGCTTCAGGACGAGGATCGGTTCGTTCGGAAGAAGGCGGTCTGGGCTCTCGGCAGACTTGGGGATCCACGGGCGATTCCCCCGCTCCGAGGGCTCTACCGGACTGAAGACCCTGATATCCAGAATCTGATCCGTGAGGTCCAGCAGATCATTCTCCACACTGTCTCCTCTCGACGTTAAGATCGTCTCCTCTTTTTACTGATCGTGGTTCAGGTGACTGACAGGAGGGTCGATAGGTAGTAACCACCGAAGAGGATCAGCAGCACCCCACACCCCTGCAAGATCATGCGGTAGGCCGGTTCAGGGAGGATCTCTCCTCCCCGGTGGACCCCTGTCGAGACTGCTGTGAACCAGCCAAGGTCTGCAGCCCAGTGACCTGCCATGAAGGCAGCCACGGCCAGGGCTCCGATGCCGATCGAGTCGACCAGAAATCCGCTCCCGATCGAGAGCCACCATATCCAGAAGTACGGATTGGCCACGCTGGTCAGCATCCCGGCAAGAATCGGTCCCTGTGTCGTGACAGCCCCACTCTGGTTCAGCGAGGCCGATGAGACGCCGCGGAGGGTCAGCAGACCAAAACCGATCAGGGCGCAGCCGCCGACCGCCGCGATCAGACTGGTATACCTCTGCACCACCGTCGCGACCCCGGCCAGGATCAGCAGGGCGACCAGCGCCTCGATGGCGATATGCCCGAGCGTGACCTTCGGGCCAGCGGTCCACCCACCCTTCATCGAGGCGGTGATGGTCGCAACCAGGGTCGGCCCCGGGGCCAGTGCACCGGTGAGCCCTATGAGGAAAGAGAAGAGTATGATCCCCACCAGTGACTGCGGCATCATACTCTAGAGATAGATGCTGATCCTATTTTTGTCAAGGGGTCTTCCCTTTATCAGGTCGGGTCTCCGACCATTATTGATATGGAAACGTCCTCCTGGTCCATTGCCCTCACCCCGTCCACCGCGGACTGGCGGCTCCGGCAGCTTCAGCGGGAGGTTATGGAGCGGGCCCCCGGCGAGGTCTCACCGATCCCTCCAATATTGACCCTGACCGGGCCGTTCACCTCCCAGCCGGGCGTCGAGTTTATGAACCTTCAAGAGGCCGTCGCCTCTGCAGGGGTTCTGGGGCCGGTTGGGTACCTGCTCGACGGTTGGGGCTGGAGGCGGGGCATGGAGGGCTGGATCCTTGGCTGCAGGGTCGTCCCCTCAACGGCGCTGATAACTCTCGCCGATACCCTGCATAGAATGATGTTGCCGCTCGTCGGGGACGACGATCTTGCTCCTCCCCATTGGGAAGTGCCGCTGGTTCGGGCCCCTGGTTTTCAACCGCCGGAATCTCTCACCGCGCCTACTGCCCCTCAAAAAGACCAGAGCCTGTTCTCCCGGTTCACCTCATGGGTCCGGCCACGAGAGCCAGCCTCCTTTGAGGTCAATGCGGGAATCCCTCCTCTTTGCCTTCCGCTGGAAGGACTCCGGCTGATGCTTCTTGCAGGGGAGCAGCCCGTCGGCGGGTACGATCTGGTCCTGCAGACCTGGCTGAACCGGTACCGTTCGACCTCTCAGGAGGCATGGTCTGATACCCTCGCCGGCTATCGGGAGCGGATCCTATGGTCATCACCCCGGCGGGGAGGACCACCGTACCTGATCAGTGACCTCCACCTCGGCCACGCCGACATCATCCAGTACTGTAGCCGGCCGTTCCCTGATCGTTCCACAATGAACCAGGCTCTGATCGTCGGTTGGAACCAGGTGATCTCTCCCGGGGATCAGGTACTCTTCCTCGGGGATCTCTGCGGCAGCCCGACCCAGGTTCCAGAGTTCCTGTCCGCCCTCTCAGGGGCGATCACCTGGGTGCAGGGGAACCACGACCCCTCCTCTGGGGAGGTCTGCGAACAGCTGACCCTGACCGTCGACGGGGTCGACCTGCTACTGGTCCATGACCCTGCCGATGCGCCACCGGCGTTCGACGGCTGGGTGGTTCACGGGCACACCCACAACAGGAGGCTGCACCGGTACCCGTTCCTCTCTGTCCGGGGACGGACGATCAACGTCAGTGCGGAGGTGATCGGTTACCGGCCGGTCAGCCTCTCCTCGCTCGTCGCGATGATCCGTACCTCCGATCAGGATCTGCTGGTCTTTCCCCTCCAGGGGGCTGAGGACATATGCCATCCGGAGCCCTTATCTGACCAGACGTGAGATTAGTATATCAATGAAGGAACAGAAGAATCCGGGGGCAGGGAAAGGCAAGAAGCCTTCTCAGAAGGCAACTCAGCCCACCACTGCGAACTGGAAGAAGATTCTGGTCATCGGGGTCGGGGTGCTCTTTGTGGTCCTGATGGTCGTCTCCTCGATGGGGATGAGCTGGCTCAATACATTCAGCACCGTTCAGAACGGCTCCGTGGTGACTGCAGACCTGACCATTCGGGACGATCTCGGACGTCCGATCATCACCTCGGATAAGGTGGTCTACGCTGCTGCAGCCAAACAGAATCAGACGGTCCTGCTGACGAACCAGCTCACCGTCCCTGCAGGCGGGGTCTATGATAATACGAGCATGCAGTCCCTCCCGGTGACCGCACCACAGTCGGCCAACTTCACGGTCTTTGGCGATGAGTATCAGAGGCTGGTGGACGGGCTGATTGGGATGCATGTCAACCAGATGAAGACGGTCCCCTTCGATCAGAACTCCTCTGAGACGCAGAACGTGACGATCAGCTCTGCCCAGTTCGAGCAGCTCGGTATGAACTTCACCAATGCGACGATCAATGAACAGGTCGTCCTCTCCCGTGCAGAGGGGCTCGATGACACGACCGATGTGAATGCGACCCCGACCGGGTACTCGCTCAGGACCACCAAGGTCGTCGACAAGAGTGCCGATAACCTGACGCTGAGCTTCGCCTACAAGGGCGTCGACCTGACGGTAGCCTCCATTGCGTCGACCTGAAGGAACACCTTTTTTTCTATGCCTTTTTTTCTATGTAGTTCTCCTCAAAGGCGGAGAGGGACTGATGGCTCTGGAGAGTCCAAGCTCTCCCCATACTGCAGCGCAACCTCACACCAAGGGCCGTCACAGTGAAAGGGGAGGATCTAGATAGATCGAACATGCCAACGGAGATAGTTCTGCAGATCCTTCGTGTGGATGGGTGAATGAAGCAGGTTGCAGGAGAGGGCATAGGATCAGAAGGAAATTATTTGAATTTCAAACAGTGTGATCTTCTCTCGACTTTATAAAATGTAGGTTAGAGGAATTTTTCCAGATCTGAAATGTTTTTTGCGATCTTCCCTTTGAGAACTCCAAGAATTAGTGGGTTATCCAGATTACCCATTAAATAACGAGAATCAGTCTTTAAACCAATGCATTTTTTTGTTTAAGGCGTATGCAATGCCCAAGTTCTACACATGGCCCTTTCATCTGGAACACGGCCGTCTAATATGAGGAGAAGAATATCCGCCTTTTTAATCTCGTCGACATCAAGATTAAAAATCGTTTGTATTGCGCTTTCTTTTGATTCTCCTTCTCTCAACAACTCAGCCAGTAATTTCCCGTCTCTTTGTGGAAGAAATGTCAAATATCCTTTTGTTTCCACATAATCATTTTTTTCATTAAAGTCTAACTCAGCTCGAGAGAACAGAGGTCCAACAATATAGATCTTTTTTTATCTCTTGATCATCTCTCTTTTTTGAATTCTCTCAGTTATGGTTCTCCGATATTTCTTTAAATCCCATGTTGAGGTTTGATGTGAATGGAACGATTTTATAATTGTGGCTCTGTTGGACCTCTCAAAAATAGACTTATTTACACCTCTCGTTGATGGAGGAAGAGGGATATTGGAGTATGATTGGAATTTTTCAACAGAGCTGAATTATCAATCACTTTCACCCACTATTCTCTTCGGTTTATCTCCTCCTCCATCTCACATTCCTTCATGACAACCAAGTCACCAGCATTCAGACTCGCCGGCTTCATCCTCCTCGTCAGCGACAGGAACAGTCGAAGCGATTCTACGGGATCTCTTCGGGCAGGAGATTGCCATGGATGTCGGACGCAATGTGGGATTCACGAGCGGTCTGGCCCTCTGGCAGAGGGACTACGCCCTGACCGTGATTTATAGAGAGAAAGTTGAGCCCAGGAAGGGAAACGATGTGGAGGTCTACTTCGAGGCAGAAGAGATCGACGAGGTCTGAGAGATGATCCAGGGTCGGGATATCCCCGTCGTCCACGAACTCCGGGAGCAGCCATGGTGTCAGCGGGTCTTCCGGGTCTATGACCCCGATCGGTTCATCGTCGAAGTTGCAGAACCGATGGACGCGGTGGTCAGGCGGCTTCAGAAGGCCGGCAATTCAGAGGAGGAGATCGTGCAGAAGACGATGATGCCGGCGGCGATCATCGGGGCGATCCTCGGGTGAAGGGGGCGTCTGGTCATCACTCTGGATAGTAGTCTCTCTAGCGATGCAACCAAAAAGAACAATGAGTCATTCAAGGGAAACCCTTGAGGTCTCTTGGAATCAATTTTTACTCGAGAACTACTGATGAAAGTGCAGTGACCAATCAGC is part of the Methanosphaerula palustris E1-9c genome and encodes:
- a CDS encoding helix-turn-helix domain-containing protein gives rise to the protein MKSGLRHQLAEKMAGEITLSDSPGKALKKWRMSFDIPQGVLAERLEVSPSVISDYESGRRKSPGTAVVGKIVDTILSMDEAQGGRYIQKFSTMLYADFDDEVIYDMHEYAVQVPLREFAEVINATHLCGSLDQSLYGYTVINSQNAIVQLSSNEFNRLYGWSTERAMIFNGVSNGKSPMVAIRVTSFKPRCVVLQGITPEEVHPIVPLLADKDRITVLCTSMEIEKIIAVLRGQEW
- a CDS encoding hydroxymethylglutaryl-CoA synthase; amino-acid sequence: MVGIITYGAYIPRYRIKLEEIARVWGDNAHDITSGLGVKEKSVPDLDEDTATMAVEAARNALKRRDVDREAIGAIYVGSESHPYAVKPTACTVGEAIAATPNMTAADYEFACKAGTAGIQACMGLVGSGMIKYGVAIGSDVAQGAPSDALEYTAAAGGAAFIIGKDDPIAELHHTVSFTTDTPDFWRREGQSYPRHGGRFTGEPGYFKHTMGAVNLLFDQIDKSPKDYDYAVFHQPNAKFPQKVAKMLGFTPEQIRPGLVVPRLGNTYSGASMIGLAATLDIAKAGDRIFVASFGSGAGSDAFDIEVTDHIESDLINRKAAPSVEDLLKNPIYLDYALYARHKGKIVMQE
- a CDS encoding HEAT repeat domain-containing protein translates to MPDERYEHYRGLLIDPNPTARWKGAEALGRLGDPRAVDDLIGALQDEDRFVRKKAVWALGRLGDPRAIPPLRGLYRTEDPDIQNLIREVQQIILHTVSSRR
- a CDS encoding DUF120 domain-containing protein translates to MLEAEDLQCLKAIALIGGCNGPVLISSQTLAGTLGISPQTASRRLIALEAGLLITRSLHPDGQYVTITRDGEEALHREYSDYCRVFERKVAQFQLNGTVVSGVGEGRYYVGLPHYREQFHKKLGFSPFPGTLNIRLNGPSVQVRKRLESVDWVPIEGFTADERTFGGARALPCSIQGYRCAIVVPGRTHYPDDVIEVIAAEGLRETLQLKDMDTVTVEVLDD
- the ribB gene encoding 3,4-dihydroxy-2-butanone-4-phosphate synthase → MIDDALNALRDGKMILLYDFADREGETDFAICADVVTPQHILQMRKDGGGLICTAIDPVAAKLLHLPFATDLLQATGVVEQDGEIPYDRSNHSSFSIWVNHKKTFTGIPDRDRALTISSIGAQVKKVLAGEPDTFHAEFRTPGHVALLRAADDLLAQRCGQTELSVTLARMAGVTPAIAICEMLDDETGLALKKDDAIRYAQDHGLVFVEGKDVFEATGISCLHEGVCQTSGTNTTVDC
- a CDS encoding thiolase domain-containing protein; translated protein: MRDVAVIGVGCTTFGEKWGTSFRNLFVEAGGMAIEDANISGETIDALYVGNMSAGRFIDQEHIGALIADYSGLASEHTPSTRVESACCSGGLAFRQAVIAVASGMEDIVVAGGVEKMTDVDTPTSVDALAAAADREWEGFVGATFPGLYAMIATDYMNRYPLTREQLAQVAVKNHYNGARNPIAQFQHEISIDTVINSSLVADPLRLFDCSPITDGAAAVILAPLERAHEFTDTPIKVLATAQASDTIALHDRRDISTMDATVAAGDRAFKMAKLERKDIDLVEVHDCFTIAEICAIEDLGFCKKGEAGKLTEEGVTALNGKLPVNTSGGLKACGHPVGATGIKQVWEIVKQLRGEAGKRQIDGAEIGMTQNVGGTGASVAVHILGRA
- the ribB gene encoding 3,4-dihydroxy-2-butanone-4-phosphate synthase, whose protein sequence is MIDDALNALREGKMILLYDFETREGETDFAICADAVTPQHILQMRKDGGGLICTAIDPVAAELLHLPFATDLLQATGVVEQDGEIPYDRSNHSSFSIWVNHKKTFTGIPDRDRALTISSIGAQVKKVLAGEPDTFHAEFRTPGHVALLRAADDLLAQRRGQTELSVTLARMAGVTPAIAICEMLDDETGLALKKDDAIRYAEEHGLIFVSGKEVLDAVRLSSNKQGCQRSMEGPGSSHNTSDVVAARGLCDTLHGTDTTVTMEAQNDR
- a CDS encoding LysE family transporter, which gives rise to MGIILFSFLIGLTGALAPGPTLVATITASMKGGWTAGPKVTLGHIAIEALVALLILAGVATVVQRYTSLIAAVGGCALIGFGLLTLRGVSSASLNQSGAVTTQGPILAGMLTSVANPYFWIWWLSIGSGFLVDSIGIGALAVAAFMAGHWAADLGWFTAVSTGVHRGGEILPEPAYRMILQGCGVLLILFGGYYLSTLLSVT
- a CDS encoding metallophosphoesterase family protein encodes the protein METSSWSIALTPSTADWRLRQLQREVMERAPGEVSPIPPILTLTGPFTSQPGVEFMNLQEAVASAGVLGPVGYLLDGWGWRRGMEGWILGCRVVPSTALITLADTLHRMMLPLVGDDDLAPPHWEVPLVRAPGFQPPESLTAPTAPQKDQSLFSRFTSWVRPREPASFEVNAGIPPLCLPLEGLRLMLLAGEQPVGGYDLVLQTWLNRYRSTSQEAWSDTLAGYRERILWSSPRRGGPPYLISDLHLGHADIIQYCSRPFPDRSTMNQALIVGWNQVISPGDQVLFLGDLCGSPTQVPEFLSALSGAITWVQGNHDPSSGEVCEQLTLTVDGVDLLLVHDPADAPPAFDGWVVHGHTHNRRLHRYPFLSVRGRTINVSAEVIGYRPVSLSSLVAMIRTSDQDLLVFPLQGAEDICHPEPLSDQT